One region of Natronobacterium texcoconense genomic DNA includes:
- a CDS encoding phosphotransferase family protein has translation MSEDYYERLVDEEALADYLREHLGDVDNYAVDRHQEGHSNETLFVTWGDRELVVRRPPPGETADTAHDVLREYRVTNALAETAVPVPEPILACDDHDVIGSDFYVMDRLEGAVLRESEPDEFGDPDSRQRIGEELVDTLAAIHDVDYEAVGLEDFGHPPGYTERQVERWGQQLMWAFDVTTEEREVSDLYDVGAWLQENVPEDHPHTLVHGDYKLDNVMYAADADGLPELVGVFDWEMATLGDPRADLGWMLSYWRDSKDPEPVIPELTTTFMEGDGYPARRELVDRWESQTGFTFEHDRFYRALAVYKLAALGEMFFRRYLEGNSDDPMYPLMEDRVPALAARAKRIIDGDEPL, from the coding sequence ATGAGCGAGGACTACTACGAGCGACTCGTCGACGAGGAGGCGCTGGCCGACTATCTGCGCGAGCACCTCGGCGACGTCGACAACTACGCCGTCGACCGTCATCAGGAGGGCCACTCCAACGAGACGCTGTTCGTCACGTGGGGCGACCGCGAACTCGTCGTTCGCCGCCCACCGCCGGGCGAGACGGCCGACACCGCTCACGACGTCCTCCGGGAGTACCGGGTGACGAACGCCTTGGCCGAGACGGCGGTGCCCGTCCCCGAACCGATCCTCGCCTGTGACGACCACGACGTCATCGGCAGCGACTTCTACGTGATGGACCGACTCGAGGGAGCGGTCTTGCGCGAGTCCGAACCCGACGAGTTTGGCGACCCGGACTCGCGCCAGCGGATCGGCGAGGAACTCGTCGACACCCTGGCCGCGATTCACGACGTCGACTACGAGGCGGTCGGGCTAGAGGACTTCGGCCACCCGCCCGGCTACACCGAGCGACAGGTCGAACGCTGGGGCCAGCAGCTCATGTGGGCGTTCGACGTCACGACCGAGGAACGCGAAGTGTCGGACCTCTACGACGTCGGCGCGTGGCTCCAGGAGAACGTCCCGGAGGACCACCCCCACACCCTCGTCCACGGGGACTACAAGCTCGACAACGTCATGTACGCCGCCGACGCGGACGGCCTCCCCGAACTCGTCGGCGTCTTCGACTGGGAGATGGCGACGCTTGGCGACCCGCGGGCCGACCTGGGCTGGATGCTCTCGTACTGGCGCGATTCGAAGGATCCCGAGCCCGTCATTCCCGAACTGACCACCACGTTCATGGAAGGAGACGGCTATCCGGCCCGTCGCGAACTGGTCGACCGCTGGGAGTCCCAGACCGGCTTCACGTTCGAACACGACCGGTTCTACCGCGCGCTCGCCGTCTACAAACTTGCCGCACTCGGCGAGATGTTCTTCCGGCGCTACCTCGAGGGTAACAGCGACGATCCGATGTATCCGCTGATGGAAGACCGCGTGCCGGCGCTGGCTGCGCGAGCGAAACGGATCATCGACGGCGACGAACCGCTGTAG
- a CDS encoding HAD family hydrolase, whose translation MNGGKPAERGQPGFEAVFWDIGGVILELESVQRAHAAFVGELLEQYDLDHDREEAVDIWRTTVGDHFREREGTAFRSAREGYAKGVAKLVGERVPESEWKPTFDEYVEEAIEPVPGAVETVERLADADLHVGVVSDVDDRAGKRMLESFGIRGAFDSITTSEEVGRTKPDPEIFETALEKADVAPERAVMIGDRYDHDVRGADEVGIHGVAFGADDGPAVAYRIESPPEVLDIVGER comes from the coding sequence ATGAACGGCGGTAAGCCCGCTGAACGTGGCCAGCCCGGGTTCGAAGCCGTCTTCTGGGACATCGGCGGCGTGATCCTCGAACTCGAGTCCGTCCAGCGCGCTCACGCGGCGTTCGTCGGGGAGTTACTCGAGCAGTACGACCTCGACCACGACCGCGAGGAGGCGGTCGATATCTGGCGGACGACCGTCGGGGATCACTTCCGGGAACGCGAGGGAACCGCGTTCCGGTCCGCCCGCGAGGGGTACGCGAAAGGCGTCGCCAAACTGGTTGGCGAACGCGTTCCCGAGTCGGAGTGGAAGCCGACGTTCGACGAGTACGTCGAAGAAGCGATCGAACCCGTTCCGGGCGCGGTCGAGACTGTCGAGCGACTCGCCGACGCTGACCTCCACGTCGGCGTCGTCAGTGACGTCGACGACCGCGCGGGCAAGCGGATGCTCGAGTCGTTCGGCATACGTGGGGCGTTCGATTCGATCACGACCTCCGAGGAGGTCGGCCGGACGAAGCCGGATCCCGAAATATTCGAGACCGCCCTCGAGAAGGCAGACGTCGCTCCGGAACGAGCGGTGATGATCGGCGACCGCTACGACCACGACGTCCGAGGGGCTGACGAGGTCGGGATACACGGCGTCGCGTTCGGGGCCGACGACGGGCCAGCGGTGGCCTATCGGATCGAGTCACCGCCCGAAGTGCTCGATATCGTCGGCGAACGCTAA
- a CDS encoding SDR family NAD(P)-dependent oxidoreductase yields MSTAQFSVDGNVAVVTGASSGIGESIAKTFADDGVDVVVCSREQENVDPVADHIAESDRPGEALAVECDVTDREAVDALIEATVEEFGGLDVLVNNAGASFMAGFDDISENGWKTIVDINLHGTYNCIQAASDHLKDGGGTVINFASVAGQQGAPYMSHYGAAKAAVVNLTTTLAHEWAGDDVRVNCIAPGFVATEGVESQMGISADDVDRSEVERRMGTVEEIADLTQFLASPASSYIVGETITARGVPDVMESPEV; encoded by the coding sequence ATGAGTACGGCCCAGTTCAGCGTCGACGGCAACGTCGCCGTCGTCACCGGTGCCTCGAGCGGAATCGGGGAATCGATCGCGAAGACGTTCGCCGACGACGGCGTCGACGTCGTGGTCTGTTCGCGCGAGCAGGAGAACGTCGATCCGGTCGCCGACCACATCGCGGAGAGCGACCGACCGGGCGAGGCGCTTGCGGTCGAGTGTGACGTCACCGACCGGGAGGCAGTCGACGCCCTGATCGAGGCGACCGTCGAGGAGTTCGGCGGCCTCGACGTACTGGTCAACAACGCCGGCGCGTCGTTCATGGCCGGCTTCGACGACATCTCCGAAAACGGCTGGAAGACGATCGTCGACATCAACCTCCACGGCACGTACAACTGCATTCAGGCGGCTTCCGATCACCTCAAAGACGGCGGCGGCACCGTGATCAACTTCGCGAGCGTTGCCGGCCAGCAGGGAGCACCGTACATGAGCCACTACGGGGCGGCCAAGGCAGCGGTCGTCAACCTCACGACGACGCTTGCCCACGAGTGGGCCGGCGACGACGTCCGCGTCAACTGCATCGCCCCCGGTTTCGTCGCCACCGAGGGCGTCGAGAGCCAGATGGGGATCTCTGCCGACGACGTCGACCGATCCGAGGTCGAACGTCGGATGGGGACCGTCGAGGAAATCGCCGACCTCACGCAGTTTCTCGCCAGTCCAGCGTCGTCCTATATCGTCGGCGAGACGATTACGGCGAGAGGCGTGCCGGACGTCATGGAATCGCCGGAGGTCTAA
- a CDS encoding AIR synthase family protein, which produces MPGKVPPDELFAHVFERTGDADVDETVLQGPADGEDAAAIDWPGGDLVVSSDPISLAASQVGNLGVHVACNDVAASGADPRWLTVVVLLPDEEADLEMITRDLDAAASEVGASIVGGHSEYVDQLERPLVSLTAMGATEGFVPTGGAEPGDTVLLTKAAGVEGTAILAADFGDDLEVEADVVDRATGFLEEISVVPDARAVREYATAMHDPTEGGVAAGLLELARASSVRIEVDREAVPVREETERLCDAADVDPLRIFGSGALLATVPSEDREDALEALEAAGLEAATIGTVAEGEPKLTLDGESITEPIADDLYPLWESFDAGE; this is translated from the coding sequence ATGCCCGGGAAGGTACCACCCGACGAGTTGTTCGCACACGTCTTCGAGCGAACGGGGGACGCCGACGTCGACGAGACCGTCCTCCAGGGACCCGCGGACGGGGAGGACGCCGCCGCAATCGACTGGCCCGGCGGGGATCTCGTCGTCAGTTCCGATCCCATCTCGCTTGCAGCCTCGCAGGTCGGCAACCTCGGCGTCCACGTCGCCTGCAACGACGTCGCCGCGTCGGGTGCCGACCCCCGGTGGCTCACCGTCGTCGTCTTGCTCCCCGACGAGGAGGCCGACCTCGAGATGATCACCCGCGACCTCGACGCCGCAGCCAGCGAGGTCGGCGCGTCGATCGTCGGCGGCCACTCCGAGTACGTCGACCAGCTCGAGCGGCCGCTCGTCTCGCTAACCGCGATGGGCGCGACCGAAGGGTTCGTCCCGACCGGCGGCGCGGAACCGGGAGACACAGTCTTGCTCACCAAAGCGGCAGGCGTCGAGGGGACGGCGATCCTCGCGGCCGACTTCGGCGACGACCTCGAGGTCGAAGCCGACGTCGTCGACCGGGCGACGGGATTCCTCGAGGAGATCAGCGTCGTCCCCGACGCCCGAGCCGTCCGGGAGTACGCTACCGCGATGCACGACCCGACCGAGGGCGGCGTCGCCGCTGGATTGCTCGAACTCGCCCGCGCGTCCAGCGTCCGGATCGAGGTCGACCGCGAGGCCGTCCCCGTCCGCGAGGAGACCGAGCGCCTGTGCGACGCGGCCGACGTCGATCCGCTGCGGATCTTCGGTTCGGGTGCCCTGCTCGCGACCGTCCCTTCGGAGGACCGGGAGGACGCACTCGAGGCACTCGAAGCAGCCGGACTCGAGGCGGCGACGATCGGGACCGTGGCCGAGGGAGAGCCAAAACTCACACTCGACGGTGAGTCGATCACGGAACCGATCGCGGACGATCTCTACCCGCTGTGGGAGTCGTTTGACGCAGGAGAGTAA
- a CDS encoding AAA domain-containing protein, translating to MHVRGTVAGEVEVRSVSTSYGESDLAEVPLRREDDGDETTTVTLWNKWTESAELLEPGMELLVTNAEEDEYRGETQYKTTGDSYVVVEPSFLVNVTSIRNWVECPRLYYLNKLSGIPLNYPVVKGTIVHEVFGDLLRGRDLEASIDDRVEERGLELGLLGETRESVAEDVRENAAAIEGWLEQGRLTDEDSWRSEQLLISETFGIRGRADAIRRGAPVELKTGKNLKKEPRFKDKVQAACYALLLEEHGGDVDTGTLLYTKNSALDRNEETGDLTPAKDFSMGNGLLKFVVRLRNEIAAMEMQGEIPTGYEGDAKCEYCFEQDTCMVVSGRLDQESKAGKIGTPLPEDEREYFERFYRAIEEERREVHREYAKLWEQTPEERADDDRALIDLEFAEMRELEGGRWELRACREGGATSKLREGDLVLASDGDPVSGNSELARIERLGEEVVLTADEPVEVTRLDVYPSELTTDRLLAALHDSLLKGDERRKDVLFGRKEPAFDLPDETFIGNNDAQNEAVQMAVGAEDFALIHGPPGTGKTYTIARAVRAMVERGERVLLSAFTNRAVDNVLEALLEQLEDVVDPERIVRVGSESGVREDMQPYRLERAGEPSDRVGKLQEAQVVAATTATCGSRVMKEQAFDVALVDEAAQLTEPGTCAAVNLADRFVLVGDHEQLPPVVRAENDLTESLFERLVELHPDAGIMLDRQYRMNQRIQAFASREFYDGKLRPAKPEVASRTLDDLEGVARTDLPEHLQDSVSFVPVEGDGGQYTDSEEAARIAELVESYEAAGLERSEIGIIAPFRAQVSEISNHVPDDVAVDTVDRFQGSSQEVIVVSFTATGSLEGPIFEDYRRINVALTRPKRGLVLVGDPAALESDPVYRRMLEWARQ from the coding sequence GTGCACGTACGCGGAACCGTCGCGGGCGAAGTCGAGGTGCGGTCGGTGTCGACGAGCTACGGCGAGAGCGACCTGGCCGAAGTGCCGCTTCGACGCGAGGACGACGGCGACGAGACCACGACCGTCACGCTCTGGAACAAGTGGACCGAATCCGCCGAACTGCTCGAGCCCGGGATGGAACTGCTGGTGACGAACGCCGAGGAAGACGAGTACAGAGGCGAGACGCAGTACAAGACGACCGGCGATTCCTACGTCGTCGTCGAGCCGAGTTTCCTCGTCAACGTGACGTCGATCCGCAACTGGGTCGAGTGTCCGCGTCTCTACTACCTGAACAAACTCTCCGGAATCCCGCTGAACTACCCCGTCGTGAAAGGGACCATCGTCCACGAGGTCTTCGGGGACCTGCTGCGGGGTCGCGATCTCGAGGCGTCGATCGACGACCGCGTCGAGGAACGCGGGCTCGAACTCGGCCTGCTGGGTGAAACTCGCGAGAGCGTGGCCGAGGACGTCCGGGAGAACGCTGCGGCAATCGAGGGCTGGCTCGAGCAAGGCCGACTCACGGACGAAGATAGCTGGCGCTCCGAACAACTCCTCATTAGCGAGACCTTCGGCATCCGTGGCCGCGCCGACGCCATTCGGCGAGGTGCGCCGGTCGAACTCAAGACGGGCAAGAACCTGAAGAAGGAACCCCGGTTCAAGGACAAGGTACAGGCTGCCTGCTACGCGCTGTTGCTCGAGGAACACGGCGGCGACGTCGACACCGGCACCCTGCTGTACACGAAGAACTCCGCGCTGGACCGCAACGAAGAGACGGGCGACCTCACCCCCGCGAAGGACTTCTCGATGGGCAACGGCCTCCTGAAGTTCGTTGTTCGGCTTCGCAACGAGATCGCCGCGATGGAGATGCAGGGAGAGATCCCGACGGGGTACGAGGGCGACGCCAAGTGCGAGTACTGCTTCGAGCAGGACACCTGTATGGTCGTCTCCGGCCGACTCGATCAGGAGTCGAAAGCCGGAAAGATCGGCACGCCTCTGCCGGAGGACGAACGCGAGTACTTCGAACGATTCTACCGCGCGATCGAGGAGGAACGCCGCGAGGTCCACCGCGAGTACGCCAAACTCTGGGAGCAAACGCCCGAAGAACGGGCCGACGACGACCGCGCGCTGATCGACCTCGAGTTCGCCGAGATGCGGGAACTCGAGGGCGGCCGCTGGGAACTCCGGGCGTGCCGCGAGGGAGGTGCGACCTCGAAGCTCCGGGAGGGTGATCTGGTGCTTGCAAGCGACGGCGATCCGGTCTCCGGAAATTCGGAACTGGCACGGATCGAGCGGTTAGGGGAGGAAGTCGTTCTGACGGCCGACGAACCGGTCGAGGTCACCAGACTCGACGTTTATCCCTCCGAACTGACTACCGATCGCCTGCTCGCAGCGCTTCACGATTCCCTACTGAAAGGTGACGAACGGCGCAAAGACGTTCTCTTTGGCCGGAAAGAGCCTGCGTTCGACCTCCCCGACGAGACGTTCATCGGCAACAACGACGCCCAGAACGAGGCAGTACAGATGGCAGTGGGTGCCGAGGACTTCGCGCTGATCCACGGGCCGCCGGGGACCGGCAAAACCTACACCATCGCCCGCGCCGTCCGTGCGATGGTCGAACGCGGCGAACGCGTCCTGCTGTCGGCCTTCACGAATCGAGCCGTCGACAACGTCCTCGAGGCCTTGCTCGAGCAACTCGAGGACGTCGTCGACCCCGAGCGGATCGTCCGCGTCGGCTCCGAGAGCGGCGTCCGCGAGGACATGCAGCCGTATCGACTCGAGCGGGCGGGCGAACCCAGCGACCGCGTCGGGAAACTCCAGGAGGCACAGGTGGTCGCGGCGACGACCGCGACCTGTGGTTCGCGGGTGATGAAAGAGCAGGCGTTCGACGTCGCGCTCGTGGACGAGGCGGCCCAGTTGACGGAGCCGGGAACGTGTGCGGCGGTCAACCTCGCTGACCGGTTCGTTCTCGTCGGCGACCACGAACAGTTGCCGCCGGTCGTTCGCGCGGAGAACGATCTCACAGAATCGCTGTTCGAACGCCTCGTGGAGCTCCACCCTGACGCCGGCATCATGCTCGACCGCCAGTACCGGATGAACCAGCGCATCCAGGCCTTCGCCTCCCGGGAGTTCTACGACGGGAAACTCAGGCCAGCAAAACCCGAAGTGGCGAGTCGAACGCTCGACGACCTCGAGGGCGTCGCCCGAACCGACCTGCCGGAGCACCTGCAAGATTCCGTCTCGTTCGTCCCCGTCGAGGGCGACGGCGGCCAGTACACCGACAGTGAGGAGGCCGCCCGGATCGCCGAACTGGTCGAGTCCTACGAGGCCGCCGGCCTCGAGCGCTCGGAGATCGGCATCATCGCGCCGTTCCGCGCGCAGGTGTCCGAAATATCGAACCACGTCCCCGACGACGTCGCCGTCGACACCGTCGACCGGTTCCAGGGCTCGAGCCAGGAGGTGATCGTCGTCTCCTTCACCGCGACGGGATCGCTCGAGGGACCGATCTTCGAGGACTACCGGCGGATCAACGTCGCGCTGACCCGGCCCAAACGGGGACTGGTGCTGGTCGGCGATCCGGCGGCGCTCGAGTCGGATCCGGTGTATCGTCGCATGCTCGAGTGGGCGCGTCAGTGA
- a CDS encoding SPW repeat domain-containing protein, which produces MSDPNDDRRRRDTGTDASDGPTNHEEEAAADVNSGTGVGDNPRVDDRDPGNEATQIASEERRRKTSVVSAIVAIIGAWVALSVLFYGVSGAILWNNVLVGATVFVAAGYNYYRLANDIPLSAGVASLVAVLGIWLIISAALLEMPAGAGLADSPFWSTLVSGFLIAGLSGYNAYEAREARSVATEPETSA; this is translated from the coding sequence ATGAGTGATCCGAACGACGACCGCCGAAGGAGGGACACGGGGACGGACGCCAGCGATGGTCCGACCAACCACGAGGAGGAAGCGGCGGCCGACGTCAACTCCGGAACCGGCGTCGGGGACAATCCCCGCGTCGACGACCGCGATCCGGGCAACGAAGCCACCCAGATCGCATCCGAAGAACGCCGACGGAAGACGTCGGTCGTCAGCGCGATCGTCGCCATCATCGGTGCGTGGGTCGCTCTCTCGGTGTTGTTCTACGGGGTCAGCGGTGCGATACTGTGGAACAACGTTCTGGTCGGGGCCACCGTCTTCGTCGCGGCCGGCTACAACTACTACCGGCTGGCAAACGACATCCCGCTCAGCGCCGGCGTCGCATCGCTGGTGGCAGTACTCGGTATCTGGCTGATCATCTCCGCCGCGCTCCTGGAGATGCCTGCTGGAGCAGGACTGGCCGACAGTCCGTTCTGGAGTACGCTCGTCTCCGGATTCCTCATCGCCGGACTGTCGGGATACAACGCCTACGAAGCCCGCGAAGCGCGCTCGGTCGCAACCGAACCCGAAACGAGCGCCTGA
- a CDS encoding nuclear transport factor 2 family protein: MSEAAETVVREYYETLRRNDPLEPYFLEDESTVKFGISESAFGYDEVETALRSQQETTREWTVESENLQVSEHESFATFADEVRMAWTTDGGDEKSFDTRWSGTLVPAENDEMPAWLFASMHVSTAHEI; this comes from the coding sequence ATGAGCGAAGCTGCCGAGACGGTCGTCCGCGAGTACTACGAGACGCTTCGCCGGAACGACCCCCTCGAGCCGTACTTCCTCGAGGACGAGTCGACCGTGAAGTTCGGGATCAGCGAGTCGGCGTTCGGGTACGACGAGGTGGAAACGGCGCTCCGGAGCCAGCAGGAGACGACTCGAGAGTGGACCGTCGAGAGCGAGAATCTGCAGGTTTCGGAGCACGAGTCGTTCGCGACGTTCGCGGACGAGGTACGGATGGCGTGGACGACCGACGGCGGCGACGAGAAGTCGTTCGACACTCGCTGGAGCGGGACACTCGTGCCGGCCGAAAACGACGAGATGCCAGCGTGGTTGTTCGCGTCCATGCACGTCAGCACAGCCCACGAGATCTGA
- a CDS encoding zinc-dependent metalloprotease gives MNLYRSARAVAGASGDDMIDWRSAAEAAKAATDPGSITLEAGEREAYARDVRDARDGVRSVSGLEFDVPTTVEIQNRHHWIDANVATFERVMGTLEKHAHSGAFPGVAQTINTGTMTVLLSFLGRNVLGQYDPLLLADAPDEDHALYFVRPNILKAADSLAVDPDRFRRWIAFHEVTHAAEFGAAPWLSDHLEQRMEKGIAALSEGSFDRAAFRELDAAMTVVEGYAELLMDHAFDDEYEDLRRKLDERRQGRGPLQQLLRRLLGLGLKKRQYERGKHFFETVVEVQDLETASLVWEGPEYLPSHDELDAPRAWIRRVDR, from the coding sequence CAGCCGAGGCAGCGAAAGCCGCGACCGATCCCGGATCGATCACCCTCGAGGCCGGCGAGCGGGAAGCCTACGCTCGCGACGTTCGCGACGCCCGCGACGGCGTCCGTTCGGTCTCCGGCCTCGAGTTCGACGTGCCGACGACGGTCGAGATCCAGAACCGCCACCACTGGATCGACGCCAACGTCGCGACGTTCGAACGCGTGATGGGAACGCTCGAGAAACACGCCCACTCCGGCGCGTTTCCGGGCGTCGCCCAGACGATCAACACTGGAACGATGACCGTCTTGCTGTCGTTTCTGGGTCGGAACGTCCTCGGGCAGTACGATCCGCTGTTACTCGCCGACGCCCCCGACGAAGACCACGCGCTGTATTTCGTCCGGCCGAACATCCTCAAGGCTGCGGACTCGCTTGCGGTCGATCCCGATCGGTTCCGCCGCTGGATCGCCTTCCACGAAGTGACTCACGCCGCGGAGTTCGGGGCCGCTCCGTGGCTCTCGGACCACCTGGAACAGCGCATGGAGAAAGGTATCGCGGCGCTGTCCGAGGGGTCGTTCGACCGGGCGGCCTTCCGGGAACTGGACGCGGCGATGACCGTCGTCGAGGGGTACGCCGAACTGCTGATGGACCACGCCTTCGACGACGAGTACGAGGACCTGCGGCGCAAACTCGACGAGCGCCGACAGGGACGGGGGCCGCTCCAGCAGCTACTCCGTCGACTGCTCGGCCTCGGCCTGAAGAAACGCCAGTACGAACGCGGAAAACACTTCTTCGAGACGGTCGTCGAGGTCCAGGACCTCGAGACGGCGAGTCTGGTCTGGGAGGGGCCGGAGTATCTCCCGAGTCACGACGAACTCGACGCGCCGAGGGCGTGGATCCGTCGCGTCGACCGCTGA